The nucleotide window CGTGTGGCTGTGAAAATATATTGCCCAACAGCCTTTTTGATCGCATGCTGCATAGCGCGAATATTTGCATCTTGAAAAGGCTGGATAGAGGAGATAACGAGGTCGTTAATTTCGAGCAATAGCCCTTCCGCATTTTTGGCATAGACGAAGCCTCTAGAAATCGTATCTGGTGGAGCGAGAGGTTGTCCGTTTTCTTGATTAATAGTTAACACAATCACAAGCATGCCATCCTCTGCTAGCTGCTGGCGGTCCCGCAGGACGATGTTTTCTACTTCCCCAGTTCCTACTCTGTCAACATAGGTTTCGCCCGCCTGTACAGTGCGCGTTTGCTGTGCTACAGAGTGAACAAAATCGACAACCTCACCGTTTTTTAAAATATAAATATTATTACCTTCAACACCCACAGATTTTGCAAGCTGTCGGTGCTTGTAAAGCATGCGATACTCCCCATGTATTGGAATCAAATACTTTGGCTTCATCAATGTTAGCATTAGCTTTAAATCCTCCTGATAGCCATGTCCAGAAACGTGCATACCTGCTGAACCATATACAACATTTGCCCCTAAATAAAATAAGTCATCAATTACTTTTGAAACATTTTTTTCATTTCCTGGGATAGGGGAAGTAGCAAAAATAACTGTATCTTCAGGATAAACCTGCAAATCACGTTGTCGACCGCTCGCCAAACGAGCAAGTGCAGCAAGCGGCTCCCCTTGGCTACCAGTACATAAAACAACCACTTGCTCAGGTGCAAGCTGCTGCGCTTCACGTGCATCAATTAGTAAGCGATGAGGAACACGTAAATAACCTCGTTCAATCGCAACAGATACAACATTAACCATGCTGCGACCAAGCAAAACGAGCCTGCGATTTGTTTCAATTGTTGCTTCAACAATTTGCTGAATCCGATTCACATTGGAGGCAAATGTTGTAATGAAAATTTTATTTGTTGCTTTCGCAAAGGCACTTTTTAAATTATCACCAACTAGCTGCTCAGATGGTGTCATACCGGGGCGCTCTGCGTTAGTGCTTTCAGAAATAAGCGCAAGCACACCTTGTTCTCCAAGCGCTGCCATTTTATGAATATCAGAAGCCTTATCATTGACAGGAGTAAAGTCAAATTTAAAATCACCTGTATGCACGATATTGCCTTGAGCTGTATGAAAAACAATGCCTAAGCAATCAGGTATACTATGATTGATTTTGAAAAAGCTGATGGACGTTGTTGCAAATTGTAGGCTAGAATTTTCATCAATTTCAATGAGCTGCGTATCGCGCAATAGCTTATGCTCCTTCAGCTTCAATTCAATTAATCCGAGTGTAAAATGACTCGCATAAATCGGCATATTCAACCGTTGCAAAACATAGGGAATACCACCAATATGATCCTCGTGCCCATGTGTCACAATCAGCGCACGAATGCGATCTTGATGCTGTTGTAAATAAGTAATATCAGGTACAATTAAATCAACACCTAATAAATTGTTATTGGCGAATTTTGCACCGCAATCAATAATAAAAATATCTTCCTCACATTCAATAACGTACATATTTTTCCCAATTTCATTCATACCACCTAAAGCGTAGATAGCGAGCGTATTTTCAGTCATAATCATCCTCCTCTTACTTTTAAATATGGCTAACATTCGAAGGAATTATGCTACAGAGTAAAGTATTTTACATGCAAAGAAATAAAAATTTGATAAGATAGAATATGATGAAAAATTATGGAATGGTGAATGAACTGTGAAAACATTTAAAAAGGTATATATCGAAATAACGAGCGTTTGTAATTTAGCGTGTAGCTTTTGTCCGCCAACAGCACGTGCAAAAGGTTTAATCAAGGTGGAGCAATTTAATAAAATTTTAGATGAAATTAGACCACATACAAAATATATTTATTTGCATGTCAAAGGAGAGCCGTTGCTACACCCACGTATTGATCAATTGCTTGATGCTGCACATGAAAAGGGCTTTAAAGTAAATATTACAACGAACGGCACACTCATTAAGAAAAATTTTCATAAGCTATTAGGGAAGCCTGCATTGCGTCAAATAAACTTTTCACTACATAGCTTTGATGGACATGAGGGCTCTGAAAACCGTGAGAAATACTTAGGAGATATTTTACACTTTGTACGTGAAGTACAGCAGCATAATGTACTTATTTCCTATCGATTATGGAATTTACAAAAAAATGAAGTATCGGATGTTGTTGCTCGAAGAAATCGTGAGACGCTTGAAATGCTTGAGCAAGAATACAATTTAGATTATTTAATTGAAGAACGTGTAGAGCCTGGCAAAGGAATAAAAATTGGTCGCAATATTTACTTAAATCAAGACCATGAATTTAGATGGCCAAGCCTTTTAGAGCCAGAGGATAGCAGCAAAGGCTTTTGTCATGCCTTGCGTAGCCATGCGGCTATTTTAGTTGATGGGACGGTTGTACCTTGCTGCTTAGATGGTGAAGGGGTTATTAATTTAGGAAATGTACATGAAACATCATTTAGCGATATTGTAGAAGGTGAGCGGGCAAATCGCCTTGTCGAAGGCTTTTCACGTCGTGAGGCAGTCGAGGAATTATGTAGAAAATGCGGTTATCGTCAAAAATTTGGCTGATTGTGTTATTTAGTTCTTTAATAATGAAAAGAAGAAGTATATAAAATAAAGCGAAAAAAAGCCGATTTATACCAAGGAATTTGGTGTAAATCGGCTTTTTTAGTACAGAAATATTATTATTTTCTTTGAAATACTATCAAGTTAGATAGGTAAAATATTTTCTATAAAATCTTCATGAATTCTATATGTTTTAGGGTTTTTACTTATCTTTTCAAAAAGTATTTCTAAAATATTCATTAATTCTTTCTAACTTCATTAAGTTTAGTTCTAATATTAACTGTCTTTAAAAATCTGATTAGTAGCTTCACTTTCAGCTCGCATAAACATCACTGTCATAGCGTCGCTATCATACAAGCACCAATCTAATGTGTCGACTACAGATCCCACATTAATGACATATGGTCTATCTCCAACAAATAGCGGCTCACTATAGGAAATTGCTGTGCGTACCCCATTCACATAAATCGCTGCGCGGTGGCTATGACCAAAAAAGACTAACGGTGTATGAAAATCAGGGAATGTTGGCTCAAACTGCTCATTCCACTCAAATTGATGTCCATGGATAAGCAGCGCATTGTCAATATAAAGCTTCTCTTCATATTGTAAAAAGCGCTCGTCCCCTGTGACAAGTGCAATGCGCTCCTCCTGATTGCCGATAACAGAAGGGAAGGTTAACAGTTCCTCAAATTTTTCCTTCGTCTTTACTGCTTGCTCTAACGGAATATTGCGTGCAGTCATCGCCTTGCGCTTGCCAATTTTACACTCATATAAATCACCTAAAGCAAATAAGGAGGCATTAGGCGCAACCTCCTGTATATGCGAAAGCACCCGTTTAGTATGCTTTTTATGTGAATGTAAATCTCCAAAAATTACGTATTGCATAAAATCACCTCAATATTTCATCAACTGAGTTTGGAAATATGGGATTTCGGAATTGTAAAAGCAATTGTCGTCCCTTCTCCAATGGCACTTTCTACAGCAAGCTCTGTGCCAAAAAGCTGCTTGAGGCGTTGCTCGGTATTGATGAGTCCAACGCTTGTTTGCTTGCGGGGACGTGTCGTATCAAAACCAATGCCATTATCGATAATAAGTATCTTATATTCCTCGTTTGATTCTGTGATACGAATCGTAATTGTGCCACCTCCACGCTGTGGTAAAATACCGTGGCGTATGGCGTTTTCTACTAATGTTTGAATAGATAAGGGTGGTACATTTAATAATAAGCCTTCAGGTATATCCCAAACAATTTGAATTTTATCGCCGAAACGAATCTGCTCGATATCCAAATAAGAGCGTACGAGCTTTAGCTCATAATCGAGCGGTACGACTAAATCTACATTTTGGAAGTCAAAGCTCATTTGTAAATAGTTTCCAAATGCGAGTAGCAAATCTTTCATTTTCTCATCATCGACACCGTGCAAGGAAATAATCGCATTTAGTGTGTTAAAGAAGAAGTGTGGCTGGATCTGTGCTTGTAGCCATGCAGCCTCAAAGCGCAAGCGCTCCTCACTGGATTGCTTCACTTGAATCAATGCATCGACACGTGATTTCAGCTCCATATATTCAATCGGTTTTCTTACATAATCATTAGCCCCGTTTAAGAAGGCAAGGCGAATATCCTCACTTTGTTGACGTGCTGTTAAAAATAAAATTGGAAGCTCTGAAATAGAATATTGCTCTCGAATTTGCTTCGCTAATTCATAGCCTGACATATTTGGTAGCATAATATCAGAGATAACTAAATCATAGCTGTGCTTATAAATTTTCTCAAAAGCCTCTATCCCATTTAAAGCTGTGTCGATTTTATAAGCTTCTGTTGATAGTACCTTTAATAGCACTTGTAAGCTTAAAGGATCTGAATCAACGATTAAAATACGTGCTACGTTAGCTGAGTCTGTATGCTGATTTACAGATACAGCTAGCTCTTGCTCTATAGCCGATAGATCATCCTGTAAAAGGATATACTTTGATAACATGCTGCTCGTAGGTGGCTCACTTTGTTCAACAATTAAGCCTTTTGCAATTGGTAGTGAAAATGTAAAGGTAGTTCCTTGACCAATCGTTGAGTCTACAGTAATTGAGCCGTCATGCATCTCAATAATTTCCTTACAAATGCTAAGCCCAAGCCCTAAGCCGATATGGCGAGAGGACTTAATATGAGCATCCACTTGTTCATACGGTTCGAAAATAATCTCTTGCTTACTCTTTTCAATGCCCATTCCTGTATCTGTAATTGAAATATAAAGCTGATTGTTTTTTACTTTAGCATGAACTGTGATAGAGCCTCTATCTGTAAACTTAATGGCATTATGAATTAGATTAATGAAAACTTGAATAAGTCGATTTTCATCAACAAGCACAGGTGGCAAATCTGCTGGTATATCAACAATTAAATTTATTGGTTTGCCTTTAATTGTGAGCTGAAACATATCACCAACACTTGTGGCAATATGCTGTACATTAATCGGCTTGATTTGCAAGTTTATCGTTCTTTCTTTTAGATGAATTAAATCTAACAAGCCATCAAGCATAAAGGACATATGATGGCCGATTGTCACTAACAGTCTTAAATCATGCTGTTCTTTTTTCGCTAATAGCGATTGTGCAATGCTTAGCATATGCTGGAGTGGTGTACGTAACTCATAAGATGTGTTGGAAAGAAATTCATCCTTTCTATACAGTTCCTGTTGTAGCTTAATGGAAAGCTGCTTTGACTTGACGGATATATGAAAATAACGCATAAACCAAAAGCCAGATAAAGCAATAATGGCTATAAGTAAGTCAAAAGGATAGTGACTATAAGGTGTTGTTAAAGAGCGATTAATCATTATAAATAATGAATTATTACTAATGGCAGTAGCCATTAAAAGCAGGATAACAGCACCTCTCTGTCTAGAGATTGCTACTTTATAAATAACAATGGCTAGAATAATAGGTGAAACAAAAAATAATATATAGAAAACGATTTGTGTAGAATACACGTAATCAATTGGTGCGATAACAATAAATAATAAATACGTACAACAAAAGGCTATAAGAATGTTAAGCAATTTTGTATTCACATAATTTTTTATTAATTCATTTAAAAATAAAATAAACCATAGCATTGTCATAATATATGAAAAGAAAAATAGCTTTGTTGACCATACCCAGTTGATAGGTACATACCATAAAAGAATTTTATTACTCGACACAATAACTGTAATAAATGTTGAAAAAATGAGTATGGCAAAGTACAATAATGACTTTTCTCTTATGCCAACAATAAAAAGTAAAATCGTATAAATTAAATAAAAGAGAAAAATGGCACATACAATGATTTGGGTAACAGCAGAAAACCATTTTAAGCCTTCCATCGAATGTAAATCACCAAAAATGAGTGACTTTGTTAAACCGCCAGCGACATGTTCATTCGTATGAAAGCCAGAAATAATAATTTCATTGTCCCCAGGTTGCAGAGGAAAATAATATGTAATAGGTCTAGCATCTACGCTAGGCTTTCTTGGGACAGTTGTATTATTACCATATTCACCAACGTATTCATTATTTACTTTGAGACTATAAGGTGACAGGCTAGCAGGTATCGTCAAACCGTAAAGCCTATTAGAATCAGGCGCATTAATAATCTTTAAATAGTATGAGCCATGTGGCACTGAGCCAGGTTTGCGTTGTATATACGTGTCCCATGCCTCAGGTAAGTTGGCGTAGATGGGGGTAGTGGTATTTTTATTATTTCTAGAAATAAGTATAGTGTTGGGGAAAAATTCCCACTCCCCGTCGAGAATTGTTTTAAAGCGGTTGCTATTGTCAATTTGTGCAAAATCCATAATTCCATGCTGGATTTTGACTTCGTTTGAAAAGGACAAATGGTTGACCCAATTATAACGCATGAAAAAAAGTAATAAAAAAAATAATAAAATAATTACAATAACTTTTAATTTATGGTAATGACTATGCTTTTTTATCATAATAAATTGAGCCCCATTTTCTTTAGTCGTTCATTAAATGTTTCGCCATTAAGTACGATATATAAGTATGTTACACTAAATGTGTAAGTTAACCAATAGTTTAAATAGTAATAACTTTGTAGAAATTTAAAATTAAATTTATTAATTCAACATAAATGGTAATTTCTACATCACTCTAACTATAGTGAAATTTTTAGAGAGGAGGACACTTTTTGAGAGTAGTACTTATAGATGATGAGGTATTGCCGATGGCTCGCTTAAAAACCTTGTTATTAGAAAATGAATTACAAAAAATAGAAATTGTCGGAGAGTATAATGACCCAATAGAGGCATATGAAAATATAAAAAGCCTACGTCCTGATGCCATATTTTCAGATATTGAAATGCCAGAATTGAATGGCTTGGAGCTTGCAGAGAAAGTACAAGAAATACAACCCTCTGTTGAAGTTGTATTTATTACAGGGTTTGACCGTTATGCAATTGATGCATTTAATATTCATGCAATTGATTATATGTTAAAGCCTGTTCAAAAAGATCGCTTACATAAAACGCTTACAAGGCTTCAATTAATGCTCAATGATAAACCAGCTCAAAAGTATAATAGTACTTGTCTTAAGCTTTTTGGTGAACTTAGAGTAGTAACAGCAGATGGTCAAGTACAGTCTATGAAATGGCGGACGGCAAAAGCAAAGGAAATATTTTCATACTTATTATCTCGAAATGAAAAATCCATATCGAAGGATGCGCTACTAGAATTATTTTGGTCTGAAGTAGATATCGAAAAATCAGTTAAGCAACTATATACAACAATTTATACAATTAGAAAAACGTTAAAGCAATATAATTTACATGACGTGCAAATTGCTAGTCTACAGCTTGATTCAGGCTATCAATTGCAACTTGGCAACGTGCTCGTTGATGTAGATGAATGGACAAAGCAGCTTAACGCGTTACCTAATTTAACAGTTGATACATACGAAGAACATGATCAAGTATTTAATGCGTATCAAAATCATTTTCTAAAGGATTGTGATTATATTTGGGCTGAAAGTGAGCGAGAGCGCTTGAAGCGAATGTGGCGTCAGCATGCATTACAGCTTAGTAAATTTTATATAAATGAACAAATGTATGAGAAAGCGATACAAGTAGAAAAAAAATTACAATCTTTAGATGCAGATGAAGAGTTGCAATATTTTACACTAATGAAACTATACGATATATTAGATAATCCTGAAGCAGTTGAAGAGCAATATACCTTGTTAAAGCAAGTATTAGAGGAGCAATTAGCAGTAGACCTTAGCGAGGAAGTAACGAGCTGGTATAGGCAATGGCGAAGCAAGCAAAAAAGAAAATAGTTTAATTAAAAAACGCAAGAAGCTCATAAATGGGTTTCTTGCGTTTTTTTATTAATTCAGTAGAAATTCGATTTTTTTGGTATTGAAAAGGAAACGGTAGTTCCTTTACCGATAATGCTATCAATTGTTAGCGTTGTGCCGAATAATTGCTTTAAACGCTGCTCTGTATTAAAAAGCCCGACGCTTTCTTTTCTATCAAGCAGCTCCGGATTAAAGCCAATGCCATCATCAATAATTTCTACTACATAACAAGCCTCTCGCTCTGTAATTCGTAATGTCACTGTTCCACCTTCAGGGCGATTTAGTATACCGTGACGCACTGCATTTTCAACAAGTGTTTGCAATGCAAGTGGAGGGACAGAAAAGGCAATATCATTCGGAATGTCCCATATTATTTGAATGCGCTCCTCAAAGCGAATTTGTTCAATAGCCATATAAGAACGCACAAGCTGTAGCTCATAATCAAGAGGCACAAGCAAGTCCACATTTTCAAAATTAAAGCTCATTTGTAAATAGTCATTGAAAGCGAATAATAGTTCTTCCATTTTTTCGTTATCCACACCATACAATGAAATAATGGCGTTTAATGTGTTAAAGAAAAAGTGTGGCTGAATTTGAGCTTGCAGCCATGCAGCCTCAAAGCGCAAGCGCTCTTCGCTTGATTGCTTTACTTGAATTAATGCATCAACACGAGACTTCAATTCAATATATTCAATTGGCTTTCTCACATAGTCATTAGCACCATTTAAAAATGCTAATCGAATATCCTCACTTTGTTGACGCATCGTTAAAAACAAAATAGGTAGCTCAGAAATTGAAAAGCGTTGACGAATTTGCTTTGCTAATTCATAGCCTGACATTTGTGGCAAGGCCGTATCTGATATAACTAAATCAAAGCTTTTCCTTTGAATTTTAGCAAGTGCATCTACGCCATTTGTAGCTGTTTCAATTTTATAAAAATCGGTTGTTAATGCCTTTAATAATACTTGTAAGCTTAAAGGATCTGCATCGACAAGCAAAATTTGCGCTTGATGAACAATCGATAGCTGCTCGCTAGTGGAAACGGCTAGCTCCTTCTCTATTTCAGACAAATCATTTTGTAAAAAGATATATTTCGAGAGTGCCTGACTCTGCTCTATTATTGGCTTATTTTGTGAAGCTGTTAGTCCTTTAGCAATCGGCAAAGAAAATGTAAATGTAGAGCCTTCACCAACAGTTGATGTAACTTGAATGGCACCACCATGTAATTCAATAATTTCTTTACTGATACTTAAGCCAAGCCCAAGACCAAGCTGTGCTTCATTATTAAGTTGCTCATACGGCTCAAAAATGAGAGCTTGTTTATTTTTCTCAATTCCAATACCTGTATCTGTGATCGATATATATAACTGATTGCCTATTACTTTTGCTTGCAGTGTAATAGAGCCTTCCTCTGTAAATTTAATGGCATTATGAATTAAGTTAATAAAAACTTGTATAAGCCGATTCTCATCAACAAGCACAGGTGGTAAATTTTCTGGTAAATCAATCATGAAGTCAATGGGTTTATTGTTAATGGTATGGTTTAACATATCGCAAACACTTGTAGCGATATAATTTACATTGACAGGCTTAAATTGCAGCTTAATTGATTGCTCTTTTAAATAAATCAAATCTAGTAAATTATCGAGCATTAGAGACATATGCTGTCCGATTGTTACTAATAATCTCAAGTCCTGCTGTTCTTTTTTTGCCAATAAAGACTGTGTAATACTTAGCATATGCTGTAAAGGTGCGCGTAGCTCATTTGATGTGCTCGCAAGAAAGTCATCCTTACGATACAGTTCTTGTTGAAGCTGCATAGCCAATTGCTCTGATTTCGATGATTTATAAAAATAATCTATAAATAAAAAGGCTAATAATGCTGTCATGGCAATGAATAAATCGAACGGATAGAAAAAATCAAGCTTCTTCGTGAAATAATGACTAATGAAAAATACACAATGATTCATTAGAGCTGCAACAGCTAAAAGTAGCATCATATATCCTTTATATTTACGGAAAGCGATTTTATAAATCATAATAGCCATTATCATTAAAACAACAATAAAAAATGCAGAGAGCATAACTTTCGTATAATAAATAAAGCTAACAGGTAGCATTGCACATAATAATAAATAAGCTAAACAAATAATAGCAATCACGTTTAATATTTTCGAATGAATGTATTTCTTCATTAGCTCATTGAAAAATAAAATAAACCAAAATAGCGCCATGACATAAGAGAAGTGCAATATTTTCGCCGCTGACAGCCAGTCTATTTTGACATACCAAAGTAATAGCTTATCATTTGAAAGAACAATTGTAATAAATATAGATAGGACTGCTAGTAAAAAATAGGCCACTGTACTTCTTTTAATTCCAATAATAATTAGTAAAATCGCACTTGAAAAATAAAAGATAATAAATGCACAAATAATTATTTGTGCGATAATAGCATGCCACTTTGCTTTTTCTAATGAATGTGAATCACCAAAAGTAAGCGATGTTGTTAAACCGCCCGGCATGTATTGGTTCATGTTAAAGCCAGTAATAATAATTTCATTGTCTCCAGGCTGTAATGAAAAATGATAAGTAATAGGCCTAGGGTCATCAGAAGGCGTTCTTGGATTTAACGTCGGTTTACCATAATGGTTAGTATATTGATTATTAACATAAAGCATATATGGCGAAAGACTAGCAGGAATTGTTAGGCTATAAACAACCTTTACGTCAGGTACATTAATGATTTTCAAATAGTATGAGCCGTGGGGGGCATAATCTTGTTCAGGCTTTATATATGGGTCCCACGTTTCAGGGATATTGGTATAAACAGGTATACTGTGCTCCCTTATGTCCCTTGCAATAAGCAAAGTGTTAGGATACAAAAGCCATTCCCCATCTAAATGCATT belongs to Lysinibacillus louembei and includes:
- a CDS encoding ribonuclease J, with protein sequence MIMTENTLAIYALGGMNEIGKNMYVIECEEDIFIIDCGAKFANNNLLGVDLIVPDITYLQQHQDRIRALIVTHGHEDHIGGIPYVLQRLNMPIYASHFTLGLIELKLKEHKLLRDTQLIEIDENSSLQFATTSISFFKINHSIPDCLGIVFHTAQGNIVHTGDFKFDFTPVNDKASDIHKMAALGEQGVLALISESTNAERPGMTPSEQLVGDNLKSAFAKATNKIFITTFASNVNRIQQIVEATIETNRRLVLLGRSMVNVVSVAIERGYLRVPHRLLIDAREAQQLAPEQVVVLCTGSQGEPLAALARLASGRQRDLQVYPEDTVIFATSPIPGNEKNVSKVIDDLFYLGANVVYGSAGMHVSGHGYQEDLKLMLTLMKPKYLIPIHGEYRMLYKHRQLAKSVGVEGNNIYILKNGEVVDFVHSVAQQTRTVQAGETYVDRVGTGEVENIVLRDRQQLAEDGMLVIVLTINQENGQPLAPPDTISRGFVYAKNAEGLLLEINDLVISSIQPFQDANIRAMQHAIKKAVGQYIFTATRKKPMILPIIIAV
- a CDS encoding radical SAM/SPASM domain-containing protein; this encodes MKTFKKVYIEITSVCNLACSFCPPTARAKGLIKVEQFNKILDEIRPHTKYIYLHVKGEPLLHPRIDQLLDAAHEKGFKVNITTNGTLIKKNFHKLLGKPALRQINFSLHSFDGHEGSENREKYLGDILHFVREVQQHNVLISYRLWNLQKNEVSDVVARRNRETLEMLEQEYNLDYLIEERVEPGKGIKIGRNIYLNQDHEFRWPSLLEPEDSSKGFCHALRSHAAILVDGTVVPCCLDGEGVINLGNVHETSFSDIVEGERANRLVEGFSRREAVEELCRKCGYRQKFG
- a CDS encoding metallophosphoesterase family protein — its product is MQYVIFGDLHSHKKHTKRVLSHIQEVAPNASLFALGDLYECKIGKRKAMTARNIPLEQAVKTKEKFEELLTFPSVIGNQEERIALVTGDERFLQYEEKLYIDNALLIHGHQFEWNEQFEPTFPDFHTPLVFFGHSHRAAIYVNGVRTAISYSEPLFVGDRPYVINVGSVVDTLDWCLYDSDAMTVMFMRAESEATNQIFKDS
- a CDS encoding hybrid sensor histidine kinase/response regulator, producing MIKKHSHYHKLKVIVIILLFFLLLFFMRYNWVNHLSFSNEVKIQHGIMDFAQIDNSNRFKTILDGEWEFFPNTILISRNNKNTTTPIYANLPEAWDTYIQRKPGSVPHGSYYLKIINAPDSNRLYGLTIPASLSPYSLKVNNEYVGEYGNNTTVPRKPSVDARPITYYFPLQPGDNEIIISGFHTNEHVAGGLTKSLIFGDLHSMEGLKWFSAVTQIIVCAIFLFYLIYTILLFIVGIREKSLLYFAILIFSTFITVIVSSNKILLWYVPINWVWSTKLFFFSYIMTMLWFILFLNELIKNYVNTKLLNILIAFCCTYLLFIVIAPIDYVYSTQIVFYILFFVSPIILAIVIYKVAISRQRGAVILLLMATAISNNSLFIMINRSLTTPYSHYPFDLLIAIIALSGFWFMRYFHISVKSKQLSIKLQQELYRKDEFLSNTSYELRTPLQHMLSIAQSLLAKKEQHDLRLLVTIGHHMSFMLDGLLDLIHLKERTINLQIKPINVQHIATSVGDMFQLTIKGKPINLIVDIPADLPPVLVDENRLIQVFINLIHNAIKFTDRGSITVHAKVKNNQLYISITDTGMGIEKSKQEIIFEPYEQVDAHIKSSRHIGLGLGLSICKEIIEMHDGSITVDSTIGQGTTFTFSLPIAKGLIVEQSEPPTSSMLSKYILLQDDLSAIEQELAVSVNQHTDSANVARILIVDSDPLSLQVLLKVLSTEAYKIDTALNGIEAFEKIYKHSYDLVISDIMLPNMSGYELAKQIREQYSISELPILFLTARQQSEDIRLAFLNGANDYVRKPIEYMELKSRVDALIQVKQSSEERLRFEAAWLQAQIQPHFFFNTLNAIISLHGVDDEKMKDLLLAFGNYLQMSFDFQNVDLVVPLDYELKLVRSYLDIEQIRFGDKIQIVWDIPEGLLLNVPPLSIQTLVENAIRHGILPQRGGGTITIRITESNEEYKILIIDNGIGFDTTRPRKQTSVGLINTEQRLKQLFGTELAVESAIGEGTTIAFTIPKSHISKLS
- a CDS encoding response regulator: MRVVLIDDEVLPMARLKTLLLENELQKIEIVGEYNDPIEAYENIKSLRPDAIFSDIEMPELNGLELAEKVQEIQPSVEVVFITGFDRYAIDAFNIHAIDYMLKPVQKDRLHKTLTRLQLMLNDKPAQKYNSTCLKLFGELRVVTADGQVQSMKWRTAKAKEIFSYLLSRNEKSISKDALLELFWSEVDIEKSVKQLYTTIYTIRKTLKQYNLHDVQIASLQLDSGYQLQLGNVLVDVDEWTKQLNALPNLTVDTYEEHDQVFNAYQNHFLKDCDYIWAESERERLKRMWRQHALQLSKFYINEQMYEKAIQVEKKLQSLDADEELQYFTLMKLYDILDNPEAVEEQYTLLKQVLEEQLAVDLSEEVTSWYRQWRSKQKRK
- a CDS encoding ATP-binding protein is translated as MITSKQKINQFIQLMTIILIFFSLLFFLRFNSLHYFSVSTEASIKKGVLDFEQIHRVQSFQMHLDGEWLLYPNTLLIARDIREHSIPVYTNIPETWDPYIKPEQDYAPHGSYYLKIINVPDVKVVYSLTIPASLSPYMLYVNNQYTNHYGKPTLNPRTPSDDPRPITYHFSLQPGDNEIIITGFNMNQYMPGGLTTSLTFGDSHSLEKAKWHAIIAQIIICAFIIFYFSSAILLIIIGIKRSTVAYFLLAVLSIFITIVLSNDKLLLWYVKIDWLSAAKILHFSYVMALFWFILFFNELMKKYIHSKILNVIAIICLAYLLLCAMLPVSFIYYTKVMLSAFFIVVLMIMAIMIYKIAFRKYKGYMMLLLAVAALMNHCVFFISHYFTKKLDFFYPFDLFIAMTALLAFLFIDYFYKSSKSEQLAMQLQQELYRKDDFLASTSNELRAPLQHMLSITQSLLAKKEQQDLRLLVTIGQHMSLMLDNLLDLIYLKEQSIKLQFKPVNVNYIATSVCDMLNHTINNKPIDFMIDLPENLPPVLVDENRLIQVFINLIHNAIKFTEEGSITLQAKVIGNQLYISITDTGIGIEKNKQALIFEPYEQLNNEAQLGLGLGLSISKEIIELHGGAIQVTSTVGEGSTFTFSLPIAKGLTASQNKPIIEQSQALSKYIFLQNDLSEIEKELAVSTSEQLSIVHQAQILLVDADPLSLQVLLKALTTDFYKIETATNGVDALAKIQRKSFDLVISDTALPQMSGYELAKQIRQRFSISELPILFLTMRQQSEDIRLAFLNGANDYVRKPIEYIELKSRVDALIQVKQSSEERLRFEAAWLQAQIQPHFFFNTLNAIISLYGVDNEKMEELLFAFNDYLQMSFNFENVDLLVPLDYELQLVRSYMAIEQIRFEERIQIIWDIPNDIAFSVPPLALQTLVENAVRHGILNRPEGGTVTLRITEREACYVVEIIDDGIGFNPELLDRKESVGLFNTEQRLKQLFGTTLTIDSIIGKGTTVSFSIPKKSNFY